One Pseudoalteromonas undina genomic region harbors:
- the dnaJ gene encoding molecular chaperone DnaJ codes for MSKRDYYEVLGVSKDASERDIKKAYKRLAMKYHPDRTAGDKDLETKFKEVKDAYEVLTDSQKRQMYDQYGHAAFEQGGGGGHGGFGGGQGDFGDIFGDVFGDIFGGGGGRRQSRQQRGSDLRYNMDLSLEEAVRGKDVEIKVPTWVSCDPCDGSGAKAGSKPKTCTTCHGAGQVQMRQGFFAVQQTCPTCHGQGQIISDPCNKCHGQGRVEKTKTLSVKIPAGVDTGDRIRLSGEGEAGMHGAPAGDLYVQVSVREHKIFVREANNLYCEVPISFTTAGLGGEIEVPTLDGRAKLKIPSETQTGKMFRMRGKGVKSVRSGAQGDLICKVVIETPVNLNERQRDLLTELEESMGKDSSKNRPKEQGFFDGVKKFFDDLTK; via the coding sequence ATGTCAAAACGCGATTATTACGAAGTCCTCGGCGTAAGCAAAGATGCGAGTGAGCGAGACATAAAAAAAGCGTATAAACGCTTAGCGATGAAATATCATCCAGATCGTACCGCCGGTGATAAAGACCTTGAAACCAAGTTTAAGGAAGTAAAGGACGCTTATGAAGTGTTAACTGACTCGCAAAAACGTCAAATGTATGACCAATACGGCCATGCTGCCTTCGAACAAGGTGGTGGCGGTGGTCACGGTGGCTTTGGTGGCGGTCAAGGTGATTTTGGTGATATTTTTGGTGATGTATTCGGTGATATTTTTGGAGGCGGCGGTGGCCGACGCCAATCTCGCCAGCAGCGTGGTTCAGATTTACGTTACAACATGGATTTAAGCTTAGAAGAAGCGGTTCGTGGTAAAGACGTTGAAATTAAAGTACCGACTTGGGTTAGTTGTGACCCGTGTGATGGCAGTGGTGCCAAAGCGGGTTCTAAGCCAAAAACATGTACAACATGTCACGGTGCTGGCCAAGTACAAATGCGCCAAGGCTTTTTTGCCGTACAACAAACATGTCCAACATGTCATGGACAAGGTCAAATTATTTCAGATCCTTGTAACAAATGTCATGGCCAAGGCCGTGTAGAGAAAACCAAAACACTATCGGTAAAAATTCCAGCAGGTGTTGATACAGGTGACCGTATTCGTTTATCTGGCGAAGGTGAAGCTGGTATGCACGGCGCACCAGCAGGTGATTTGTATGTTCAAGTGTCGGTTCGTGAACATAAGATATTTGTTCGTGAAGCGAACAACTTATACTGTGAAGTGCCTATTAGCTTTACTACAGCAGGCCTTGGCGGTGAAATTGAAGTGCCAACATTAGATGGCCGTGCGAAACTTAAAATACCTTCAGAAACACAAACGGGCAAAATGTTCCGTATGCGTGGTAAAGGTGTTAAGTCTGTACGTAGTGGTGCTCAAGGTGACTTAATTTGTAAAGTGGTGATTGAGACACCTGTGAATCTTAACGAGCGTCAACGCGACCTGCTTACTGAACTTGAAGAAAGCATGGGCAAAGATAGCTCAAAAAATCGTCCAAAAGAGCAAGGCTTTTTTGATGGCGTTAAAAAGTTTTTTGATGACCTGACTAAGTAA